The Synechocystis sp. PCC 6714 genome includes the window AGCCGGTGGATAACTACGAAACTAATTGCCGACTGCCTACCTATTTAGGCCATGGTCACACCCGGCGCTTTGAGCTTTCTTCGGGGATTTGGTTGGACTTAATTGATAAAGAATTTACCCAGCCCTGGGCACTGAAGATGCCAGCCCATGAGCATTTGGTACAGTTCACCATTTTATTGTCCGGTGCAGTGGATTATGACGAAACCTATCCTACCCTGGGCGCAAAAATGGGCTATTTTTCCGGTAGTGGCATTTCCCCCGGCTACGTAGCTCGGTATGGTAGATTGCGCCATTTTCAGGGCATTAATGTACACCTTCAGCCCCAGGTTTTAGAGCCATTTTTAGCTGGGCAATCCCCATCCCTAGGCCAAGCTTTGCTCAAAACGGACGAGTGGAAAACAGCTTGGTTTCCCGTCATCACCGCTGAAATGCGGACCGTGGCCCAACAAATGTTTCAATGCCCATTTCACGGGGTAACGCGACGAATTTTTCTACAGGCCAAGGTGTTTGAACTTTTATCGCTTCAGCTAGATGGCATTATGGCCGACCAGGGAATGGTGAACTCTCCCACCACCCTTAAACCTGCTACCGTTGAGCGTATTTATGAAGCAAGGGCAAGGCTAATGGCTCAGCTTGAAACACCATCTTCCGTTTTAGAGTTGGCCCAGCAGGTGGGGTTATGTGATCGCACTCTCCGCCGTGGCTTTCGAGAACTGTTCGGTACATCTGTGATTGGTTATCTGACGCAACAGCGCCTTTACCAGGCCAAAGAATTACTCCGTCAGGGCAATTACACCGTCGCTGAAGTTGCCAATAGCGTCGGTTATACCCATTTAGGACATTTTTCTGCAGCGTTTCGCAAACAGTTTGGTATAAGCCCTAAGCAATGGATGCTAAGCAAATAAAGGGTTTTTCCCGTGAGCTTAGGGATTTTTCTCAACTAAAAGTCCGTTTTGGGATCACTGTGGCCGTTTTTTGGATAGACAAAGCCCCCTACAACTACCTACACTAATTCCTCCTAGCTAATTAAGAAGTATTTGCAACAAGAATCGACGTACAGGAGGACGTGACATGCAAACAAGATTGATGCAGTTTGGCTGGACGATCGCCTTTGGAATAGTGATTGAACTGGCGGCTATGCCCCTGGGAGCTCAAGAAATTATTAGTGAGCCATCCCCATCTACAGCAGTGGAACTGGATCAGGGGACATCTTTGGTGCAAGTGCAGGAAGTGCGACTAGAGCCAACGGAAACCGGGGTCGAAATTTTTTTGGTGACGGCGGGAGGGGCGATCGCCTCTCCGAACCTTGAGACGGTGGGCAATGCTCTGATTATTGATATCCCCAATGCTTTGCTGGTCTTGCCTGAGGGACAGGGATTTGAGCAGGTAAGCTCCACTGCGGACATTGCCTTTGTCAGTGTTACCCAAATGACTGATAACCAAGTGCGGTTAGCTATTACAGGGGTGAATGGCCCCCCCGAAGCGGAGGTGAAGTCCAGCCCGCAGGGGTTGCAATTGGTGATTCGCCCAGGTGTTGCCGAGACAACCGCCACTGTTGATGAAGTAGAAGCTCTGCAAATTGTGGTTTCTGCGACCCGCACAGAGGAGGAAATTGCCAATATTCCCCGGTCAGTGACGGTAATTCAACGGGCAGAAATTGAACAACAGACCCAGGTGTACTCTTCCCTGGCGGATATTTTGGGCCAGCTAGTGCCAGGGTTAGCCCCCAGCACCGGCAGTGCTAGTCAATTTGGGCAACCATTACGAGGCCGCAACGTGTTGGTGTTGATCGATGGGGTGCCCCAAACCACCAACCGCAATGCTTTCCGAGATTTACAAACCATTGCTCCCAGCGCCATTGAAAGGATTGAAGTTATTCAGGGGCCAACGGCAATCTATGGGGATGGTGCCACTGGAGGGGTAATCAATATCATTACCCGTGGCCCTGCCCCTGAGCCATTCCTAGCCAGCACCCGCCTAGCCATCAATGCTGATTTTGACAGCCTATCCGACAGTTTAGGGGGGACAGTCGAGCAATATGTGGGGGGAACCCTTGACCACGGTGACTACGCCTTTACCGTATCCTATGAATCCGTTGGCGCATTCTTTGATGCGTTAGGCAATCGCATTCCTCCCGATCCCAATGGCCAGGGGGGGGTATCGGACACCGACAGCTTCAATGTTTTGGGTAAATTGGGCATTGACATCACCGAAGACCAGCGCCTACAACTCACCATTAACCATTTTCAAGCCACCCAAAATACTGATTTCACCGTTGATCCTAGTATTACGGCGATCGCCGGCCGGCAGAGATCCCAGGCGATCGAAGGGCTGGACCTTGATACTCCCCAAACCAGTAACAATACCTTAGTCAGCCTTGATTACAGCCACAGCAACGTCCTCAATGGCAAACTGAAGGGACAAATCTACTATCGTGACTACTTAACTCGTTTTTTCCCCTTTGATGGACGATCCTCCGTTAGCTTGGGCAATAGCATTTTTCAGTCCGAAATTGACTCCACCGAGTGGGGCGGAAGGCTACAAATGGATACCCCCCTCACTGGAGAAAAAAACCTGCGACTACTGTGGGGAGCTGACTATAACAATGAAAATACTGCTCAACCAGTAAACATTTTTGACCCAGCTGTTTTCAATACCAGTGGCGGCCTGACCTACCGCAACACCGGGAAACGTACCTGGGTACCCTCCCTCGACCAAGACAGTCTGGGATTGTTCGCCCAATTAAACTGGCGGGCCAACGATTGGCTTACCCTACTGGGGGGCGTCCGCCACGAACAGGTGGGCCTCTCGGTGGATGATTTCACCACCCTAGCGGGTAATACAATACAGGGAGGGGACTTAAGCTACGATGCCACACTTTTTAACCTGGGGGGGGTAGTGAATGTCACCGATAATGTCAGCTTGTTTGCTAGCTTTGCCCAAGGTTTTTCCCTAGCCGACGTGGGCCTAGTACTTCGTAATGCCCCTGCGGGGTTTTCATTGGCTACTTTGCAACCGGAAGCCCAGCGGGTCAATAATTACGAGGTCGGTGTGCGAGGCAATTGGAATGATCTCCAGTTTTCCTTAGCCGGGTTCTATAACTCCTCTGACTTGGGTACCACCTTCACAGCCCCAGGGGAAATTTTGCGGGCTCCAGAACGAATTTATGGTGTAGAAGCCACCCTGGATGCCAAAGTGGGGGAAAGTTGGCAGTTGGGGGGGACATTTAGCTTATCCGCTGGGGAAATTGACCGCTTAAACAACGGTAACTATACTCCCCTCGATGGTTTTCGCATTGCACCGGTAAAACTCACCGCCTATGTCCAGAACCAAACTACTCCCGGCTGGCAAAATCGGTTACAGCTTCTCTATTCCGGCGATCGTGACGTGTTTGGGGACGATACTGTCTTTGGCCAGCGCGCCGTCAACAGCTACGTCACCCTAGATTACATCAGTAGGATTGATGTTGGTCCCGGTAAGCTTGAAATCGGCATTGCTAACCTATTGAACACTGACTATTTTCCGGTGGTGTCGCAGCTGCAGGTCAGCGAATTGAGTTATGCGGCCGCCCGGGGTCGGTTTCTACGCATTGGCTATGCATTTGAGTGGTAATCGGTTTAGGGGTCCAAGTACCGCTCCAAATCATCTAGTAATAAATGGGCGGCTTGGATACCTCCAGCGGTAGTCCAGACCACATCACTCACGGCATAGGTTTTTCCTCTTTCTACAACCCCCAACTGTTGCCAGAGAGGATGGCTCAACCACGGATTGCTCCTATTACCTTCTGCTTGGCTGGTGTTTTCTCCGGTGTAGGTGAAATAAAACATTGCATCAGCGTCCATTTGCGGAATTTGCTCAAAGGAAACATCTTGGGCAAAGCCTCCGCTGGCCTGACTGGGGGGCCGTTGTAAACCCACCTCCTCGACAATTTGCCCCGGGAAAGAATCCTTTAAATAGATGCGGGCTCCCCCGGAGAGAAACCGGACTAGGGAAATTTGAATATTACGTTCAGTAAATCGTTGGCGTAGTTGGGCTACACGAGCTTGCCAATCGACTAAAAGTTGCTTAGCTTCAGCGTCACGATTGAGAGCTTGGCCGTACAGACGTAGGTTTTCCTCCCATGATTCACCAATAGTTTCTGAAAAAACCGTGGGGGCGATCGCCTGGAGAGAGTCATAAATTTGTCCCTGCCGCACCTGGCTACCCAGAATTAAATCCGGCTGTAGGGCCACGATTTTCTCTAAGTTGGGCTGCATTTCATCCCCCACAACAGGTACCTCGGCCATGGCATCGGCAAGGTAATCGTAGTAGGGATCCCCTTCCCAGGACTTGACGGCTCCCACCGGGGTAATCCCCAAAGCCAACACCATATCTGTGGCCTCATTGGTTAATACCACCACCCGCTGGGGATGGCTGGGCACCGCTGTTTCCCCCCTGGCATGGGCTATTATGCGCTGGGTAACGCCTGGGTTCCCAGGGAGAACGGTTTTGTCTGCAACCACTCTAGACGGTGGACCAGCACAGGCACACAGCATCAGGCACAGGCCAAAGATTATCCATCGACTTTTCATCGTTTTTCTAAACCAAATCAATTTTTTGCAGAGTACGGTGGCACCACGCCCCAGGGTTTTGCTTTTCCCTTGCAGATGTCCGTAGGGCTCAGTCCAGGGCTAGGGAATCGATTCTTGTAGGCATTGACTAATGGGAATACACAATGGTGTTCCGGTGATGGGGTCGCGGATAATGTGGCTTTCTAATCCGAAAACTTGACGCACCAGTTCCGTGGTTACGATCGCCTGGGGTTGTCCCTGGGCTAACAGTTTTCCATCCCGTAGGGCCACCAGGTGATGGCTATAGCGACAGGCTAAATTGAGATCATGGAGCACCATCACAATGGTCCGCCCCCCTGCTCGGTTGAGTTGATAGAGCAGGTCTAAGACTTCAATTTGATGGGCCAAATCCAGGTAAGTGGTGGGTTCATCCAGCAGTAGTGTTTGCGTATCTTGGGCTAAGGCCATGGCAATCCAGGCCCGCTGGCGCTGGCCACCGGAAAGGGTGTCAAGGGAACGGTTAGCAAATTCGTATAGGTGAGTGGTGGCGATCGCCTCTTCCACTTTTAATTCATCTTGTTTTGACCATTGTTGGAGCCAGTTCTGGTGGGGATAACGACCCTGGGCCACCAATTCCCGCACTGTTAATCCCTCTGGAGCGGCGGGGCTTTGGGGCAAAATACCCAGACGTTTTGCCAATGCCTTGGTGGGCAAATGGGCGATCGCCTCTCCTTCTAAATAGACAGTGCCCCCCTGGGGTTTGAGCAACCGTGCCATACCCCTTAGTAGGGTAGATTTGCCACAACCATTGGGCCCCACCAACGTCGTAATTTGTCCGTGGGGAATAGCTAAATCAAGGCCTCGAATAATTACGTTACCGTCGTAGGCCAGGGTGAGTTTACGGGTCGTTAGGGTTATGGCATCAGGGTGATCGAACATGGGAATAAAGGGGAAATCAGGGTCATTAATTGCGATAGAGGGCCAGAAAAAATAGGGAGCACGAAGGATGGCGGTCTTTTCGGTCAGGATGTAAGTTATTTAGTTCTTATCTTGCCTTCGGTACCGTGAGAATTGATTTGATAACGAGCTAGCTTGCGTACCTGACCTATTGATAGATTTAGCTCTTGGGCAATTAAGGCTTCAACTTCCGCCATATCGGTAGATAAAAACTCTAGATCCAGAGTTTTAATGGCCGAGCCGGTGGTTTTAACGCTGACTTTAGTGAAATTTGGGATCGACTTGACCTCGATTTCGATCGCCAGTACCGCCGCCTGCACCTGAATTTGTGTTTGAGCATCGGACTTAAGGGCCTGGGTGGGGGAGTAGGCGTAGCTCAACAGGTGGTGAGTCATTCCCTGGCCGCCAAACCAAAAGATTAGTGCCAAAGCCGGAATTGGCAATCCCATTACGAGGGGAAGCAGTATCCAGCGGCAAAGTTGAGCCGGAGCGTGAGATAACTACAACTTGGACATATTGACTGTTGAGAATAATAAGCAGTAGTTTAGCATAGAGTTTATTCCGGTCTTATATGCTGCGCTCATAGTTATCAGCTCTAAGATTTTGCCGAAAGCCCACTCATTATGAAGATTTTGGTCGTCGAAGATAACTTAGAATTGCTAGAAACTCTCAATACGCTCCTATGTCAAGCAGGGCATGTGGTGGATACAGCCATGGCCTACTCCGTCGCTGAGTGGCTGGCCACAGAACAGGATTACGATTTGCTGGTACTGGATTGGATGTTGCCGGAGGGTACAGGGCTAGAGTTGTGCCAGGATTACCGCCGCCGGGGTAAAACAACCCCAGTGCTAATGTTGACGGCCTGGGACAGTAGTTTTGATCGACTGGCGGGCTTAGATGCTGGAGCCGATGATTATGTGGTTAAACCCGTGGATATGCCGGAATTGCTGGCACGGGTGCGGGCCCTGGGACGGCGGAGAGCCCGTTGGCTGGGTGATTGTATTAGTCTAGGTGACCTCTCGTTGCATCGCTAAAATGCCAATACAAAGCCCCTTGAAAGGCGGGGTTTCAGACCCATTTTTTTGATGATTTTAATCTG containing:
- a CDS encoding AraC family transcriptional regulator, which produces MTLLLSESDYNELCQLSPEFERFEGQARQPVDNYETNCRLPTYLGHGHTRRFELSSGIWLDLIDKEFTQPWALKMPAHEHLVQFTILLSGAVDYDETYPTLGAKMGYFSGSGISPGYVARYGRLRHFQGINVHLQPQVLEPFLAGQSPSLGQALLKTDEWKTAWFPVITAEMRTVAQQMFQCPFHGVTRRIFLQAKVFELLSLQLDGIMADQGMVNSPTTLKPATVERIYEARARLMAQLETPSSVLELAQQVGLCDRTLRRGFRELFGTSVIGYLTQQRLYQAKELLRQGNYTVAEVANSVGYTHLGHFSAAFRKQFGISPKQWMLSK
- a CDS encoding TonB-dependent receptor domain-containing protein, which produces MQTRLMQFGWTIAFGIVIELAAMPLGAQEIISEPSPSTAVELDQGTSLVQVQEVRLEPTETGVEIFLVTAGGAIASPNLETVGNALIIDIPNALLVLPEGQGFEQVSSTADIAFVSVTQMTDNQVRLAITGVNGPPEAEVKSSPQGLQLVIRPGVAETTATVDEVEALQIVVSATRTEEEIANIPRSVTVIQRAEIEQQTQVYSSLADILGQLVPGLAPSTGSASQFGQPLRGRNVLVLIDGVPQTTNRNAFRDLQTIAPSAIERIEVIQGPTAIYGDGATGGVINIITRGPAPEPFLASTRLAINADFDSLSDSLGGTVEQYVGGTLDHGDYAFTVSYESVGAFFDALGNRIPPDPNGQGGVSDTDSFNVLGKLGIDITEDQRLQLTINHFQATQNTDFTVDPSITAIAGRQRSQAIEGLDLDTPQTSNNTLVSLDYSHSNVLNGKLKGQIYYRDYLTRFFPFDGRSSVSLGNSIFQSEIDSTEWGGRLQMDTPLTGEKNLRLLWGADYNNENTAQPVNIFDPAVFNTSGGLTYRNTGKRTWVPSLDQDSLGLFAQLNWRANDWLTLLGGVRHEQVGLSVDDFTTLAGNTIQGGDLSYDATLFNLGGVVNVTDNVSLFASFAQGFSLADVGLVLRNAPAGFSLATLQPEAQRVNNYEVGVRGNWNDLQFSLAGFYNSSDLGTTFTAPGEILRAPERIYGVEATLDAKVGESWQLGGTFSLSAGEIDRLNNGNYTPLDGFRIAPVKLTAYVQNQTTPGWQNRLQLLYSGDRDVFGDDTVFGQRAVNSYVTLDYISRIDVGPGKLEIGIANLLNTDYFPVVSQLQVSELSYAAARGRFLRIGYAFEW
- a CDS encoding ABC transporter substrate-binding protein, giving the protein MVADKTVLPGNPGVTQRIIAHARGETAVPSHPQRVVVLTNEATDMVLALGITPVGAVKSWEGDPYYDYLADAMAEVPVVGDEMQPNLEKIVALQPDLILGSQVRQGQIYDSLQAIAPTVFSETIGESWEENLRLYGQALNRDAEAKQLLVDWQARVAQLRQRFTERNIQISLVRFLSGGARIYLKDSFPGQIVEEVGLQRPPSQASGGFAQDVSFEQIPQMDADAMFYFTYTGENTSQAEGNRSNPWLSHPLWQQLGVVERGKTYAVSDVVWTTAGGIQAAHLLLDDLERYLDP
- a CDS encoding ABC transporter ATP-binding protein, whose product is MFDHPDAITLTTRKLTLAYDGNVIIRGLDLAIPHGQITTLVGPNGCGKSTLLRGMARLLKPQGGTVYLEGEAIAHLPTKALAKRLGILPQSPAAPEGLTVRELVAQGRYPHQNWLQQWSKQDELKVEEAIATTHLYEFANRSLDTLSGGQRQRAWIAMALAQDTQTLLLDEPTTYLDLAHQIEVLDLLYQLNRAGGRTIVMVLHDLNLACRYSHHLVALRDGKLLAQGQPQAIVTTELVRQVFGLESHIIRDPITGTPLCIPISQCLQESIP
- a CDS encoding response regulator transcription factor, giving the protein MKILVVEDNLELLETLNTLLCQAGHVVDTAMAYSVAEWLATEQDYDLLVLDWMLPEGTGLELCQDYRRRGKTTPVLMLTAWDSSFDRLAGLDAGADDYVVKPVDMPELLARVRALGRRRARWLGDCISLGDLSLHR